The following coding sequences are from one Campylobacter sp. RM16187 window:
- the dnaJ gene encoding molecular chaperone DnaJ, producing MEINYYEILEISRTSDSETIKKAFRKLALKYHPDRNQGDKEAEEKFKLVNEAYQVLGDEEKRRIYDRYGKAGLEGGAGGFGGGFSADFDLGDIFSSFFGGDFGGDRRRKRSLDKYPLDFEISVNIEFNEAVFGVEREVKFSIKKPCQSCKGTGSKDGAYKSCPHCGGKGRISQQRGFMSFVQECPYCSGTGEVVKDICGKCEGRGYDEEKQSVTINIPAGVDNGMRMRVAGKGNLSVDGSRGDLYVSISVEPDEHFIRNGNDVYIEIPVFFTQAILGETIKIPTLNGSTDLKLPIGAKDKQQFVFEGEGIKSVSSRKVGRLIAQISIKSPSKLTDEQAEILKKLQESFGIENGKSSADESVFDKVINWFKGDSLQDKNSKK from the coding sequence TTGGAGATTAATTATTACGAAATTCTAGAGATCAGTAGAACAAGCGACTCCGAAACTATAAAAAAAGCATTTAGAAAACTTGCGCTTAAATATCATCCGGATAGAAATCAGGGAGATAAAGAGGCCGAAGAGAAATTTAAGCTAGTAAATGAGGCTTATCAGGTATTAGGTGATGAAGAAAAGCGTAGAATTTACGATAGATATGGCAAGGCCGGGCTTGAAGGCGGTGCTGGAGGATTTGGCGGAGGCTTTAGTGCCGATTTTGATCTAGGAGATATATTTAGCTCGTTTTTTGGCGGTGATTTTGGAGGCGATCGCAGGAGAAAAAGAAGCCTTGATAAGTATCCTCTTGATTTTGAAATCTCTGTAAATATAGAGTTTAACGAGGCTGTTTTTGGAGTAGAAAGGGAAGTAAAATTTAGTATTAAAAAACCTTGTCAAAGTTGCAAAGGCACAGGCTCAAAAGACGGTGCGTATAAGTCTTGTCCTCATTGTGGAGGAAAAGGGCGAATAAGCCAGCAAAGAGGCTTTATGAGCTTTGTTCAAGAGTGTCCATATTGTAGCGGAACCGGCGAAGTAGTAAAAGATATTTGCGGTAAATGCGAAGGCAGAGGCTATGATGAGGAGAAGCAAAGCGTCACCATAAATATCCCAGCCGGCGTAGATAACGGCATGAGAATGAGAGTAGCAGGCAAAGGCAACCTTTCCGTAGATGGAAGCAGAGGCGATCTTTATGTGAGTATATCGGTTGAGCCAGATGAACATTTTATCAGAAACGGAAATGACGTATACATAGAAATTCCTGTATTTTTCACTCAAGCGATTCTTGGAGAAACTATCAAAATACCTACGCTTAACGGATCAACAGATCTAAAGTTACCAATAGGCGCCAAAGATAAGCAGCAGTTCGTATTTGAAGGCGAGGGGATAAAAAGCGTAAGTAGTAGAAAAGTAGGGCGATTGATAGCTCAAATTTCTATAAAGTCACCTAGTAAATTAACCGATGAGCAAGCAGAGATACTTAAAAAGCTTCAAGAGAGCTTTGGTATAGAAAACGGCAAAAGCAGTGCCGATGAAAGCGTATTTGATAAGGTTATAAATTGGTTTAAGGGCGACAGTCTTCAGGATAAAAATAGCAAAAAATAA
- the uvrC gene encoding excinuclease ABC subunit UvrC: MLIDEIRSLPNSPGIYQYFDKFGKLLYVGKAKILKNRVKSYFSFTPTLAPSPKVGPRIHKMISETTHLEYIITPSEADALILENSFIKQLKPKYNILLRDDKTYPYIYVNLDDEFPRFDITRKIVKGKNIKYFGPYFRGGRELLEALQMSFKLVQSKAALKAKGSYLPYQIGYSEAPLISKISQNEYSKVVNAAISALQNPNSLIATLTNLMTKYAQNENYEQAAKIRDKINAIKDLDTKIEVDLAKLEDFEVFAMNSCQNMICAVRFSIQNGKISGVNQNITNLKMNLDNDTNDAYKQIILESFPVDMPVISSKIYTLDKFEDSGLVEEILTARHSKKFSISTPKIGEKKRICDMAGKNAEISIQNYLKTHDNELLKEIKEYFSLTHTPYAVETFDNSHMFGKACVGAMIRFEHGNFIKDKYRHVHLQSKNDYDQMREMLIERALRFDKISAPDLWIIDGGQALLDLANEILKSSGANVDVIAISKEKIDSKAHRAKGAAKDKIYTNLGSFLLATNDKKLQFFQRLRDEAHRFAITFHQKTKKREDMEASRLIQAGISQGSIAKLVKFYGNFENILNANFDEITKITNKSVAEKIELIKK, from the coding sequence ATGCTAATAGATGAAATTCGCTCACTTCCAAATAGTCCAGGGATCTACCAATATTTTGACAAATTTGGCAAGCTTCTTTATGTGGGCAAAGCAAAAATTTTAAAAAACCGAGTCAAAAGCTATTTTAGCTTCACGCCAACTCTTGCGCCATCGCCAAAAGTAGGTCCAAGAATACATAAAATGATAAGCGAAACCACTCATCTTGAGTATATAATAACTCCAAGCGAAGCTGATGCTTTAATTCTTGAAAACTCGTTTATAAAGCAACTTAAGCCAAAATATAATATCTTGTTAAGAGACGATAAGACCTACCCTTATATCTACGTAAATTTGGATGATGAATTTCCAAGGTTTGATATCACAAGAAAGATAGTAAAAGGCAAAAATATTAAGTATTTTGGCCCATATTTTAGAGGCGGAAGAGAGCTTTTAGAGGCCTTGCAAATGAGTTTTAAACTAGTGCAAAGCAAAGCCGCACTTAAGGCAAAAGGCTCATACTTGCCATATCAGATAGGATATTCAGAGGCTCCGCTTATAAGCAAAATTTCTCAAAATGAATATTCAAAAGTCGTAAATGCTGCAATATCAGCACTGCAAAATCCAAATTCTTTAATAGCAACTTTAACAAATCTAATGACAAAATACGCCCAAAACGAAAACTACGAGCAGGCGGCAAAAATCAGAGACAAGATAAATGCCATAAAAGATCTGGATACCAAAATAGAAGTCGATCTGGCCAAACTTGAGGATTTTGAAGTGTTTGCGATGAATTCTTGCCAAAATATGATCTGTGCGGTTAGATTTAGCATTCAAAACGGCAAAATAAGCGGAGTAAATCAAAATATTACAAATTTAAAAATGAATCTTGATAACGATACAAACGATGCCTACAAGCAAATAATCCTAGAGAGCTTTCCTGTCGATATGCCGGTAATTAGTTCTAAAATTTACACACTTGATAAATTTGAAGACTCGGGCTTGGTAGAGGAAATTTTAACCGCTAGGCATAGTAAAAAATTTAGCATATCTACACCAAAAATAGGCGAAAAAAAACGAATTTGCGATATGGCAGGAAAAAATGCGGAAATTTCTATACAAAACTATCTAAAAACCCATGATAACGAGCTTTTAAAAGAGATAAAAGAGTATTTTTCGCTTACTCATACTCCATATGCTGTCGAAACCTTTGATAACTCGCATATGTTTGGCAAAGCCTGTGTCGGCGCTATGATAAGATTTGAGCATGGAAATTTCATCAAAGACAAATACCGCCACGTTCATCTACAAAGCAAAAACGACTACGATCAGATGCGAGAGATGCTCATAGAAAGAGCTCTTAGGTTTGATAAAATTTCCGCTCCCGATCTTTGGATAATAGACGGAGGGCAAGCTTTACTAGATCTGGCTAATGAAATTTTAAAAAGTAGCGGAGCAAACGTAGATGTCATAGCAATTTCAAAAGAGAAAATAGACTCCAAAGCCCACCGCGCCAAGGGAGCTGCAAAGGATAAAATTTATACGAATTTAGGCTCATTTTTGCTTGCTACAAATGATAAAAAATTGCAGTTTTTTCAAAGACTTCGTGATGAGGCACACAGATTTGCCATAACATTTCATCAAAAGACTAAAAAAAGAGAGGATATGGAGGCTTCAAGGCTGATACAAGCTGGAATTTCTCAAGGAAGCATAGCCAAGCTCGTTAAATTTTATGGAAATTTTGAAAATATACTAAACGCAAATTTTGATGAGATAACTAAAATAACAAACAAAAGCGTTGCGGAAAAAATAGAGTTAATAAAAAAATAG
- the guaA gene encoding glutamine-hydrolyzing GMP synthase — protein MTTSDIIVLDFGSQYTQLIARRLREQGVYTEILPFNAKLEDIKAKKPKGIILSGGPASVYASDAYFCDDGVFKLKVPILGICYGMQLIAYVNKAEVALASQKEYGKAELSIIKEHGLFTGTPEKQIVWMSHADYVKNIPNGFEALAISENSPYCVFGDDKRKIYALQFHPEVQHSEFGSQILKNFAKYICGCESTWNMGSFAKIQIAKIKEQVGNKKVLCAVSGGVDSSVTAALLANAIPENVILVFVDNGLLRTGEREQVEATFRTRLGVELVSIDASKTFLERLAGVTDPERKRKIIGETFIEIFEKEAKKHDNVKFLAQGTLYTDIIESSVVGAGKTIKSHHNVGGLPDWMSFELIEPLKEIFKDEVRQLGLELGLSRDLVFRHPFPGPGLAIRIMGEVNTPSLELLRKADVILRDELKSTGWYNKTWQAFCVLLNVNSVGVMGDNRTYENAVCIRVVDASDGMTASFSRLPYDLLENISRRIINEVNGINRVVYDISSKPPATIEWE, from the coding sequence ATGACTACATCAGATATTATCGTTTTAGATTTCGGTTCTCAATACACTCAGCTGATAGCTCGCAGATTGCGTGAACAAGGTGTGTATACGGAAATTTTACCATTTAATGCCAAGCTTGAAGATATCAAGGCAAAAAAGCCAAAAGGTATCATTTTAAGCGGTGGTCCTGCAAGCGTATACGCAAGCGATGCTTACTTTTGCGACGATGGTGTTTTTAAGCTAAAAGTGCCTATCCTTGGTATCTGCTACGGTATGCAGCTAATCGCTTATGTAAATAAGGCAGAGGTTGCATTGGCTAGTCAAAAAGAGTATGGCAAGGCTGAACTTAGCATAATTAAAGAGCATGGTTTATTCACAGGAACTCCTGAAAAACAGATAGTATGGATGAGCCATGCCGACTATGTTAAAAATATTCCAAATGGCTTTGAGGCACTTGCTATTAGCGAAAATTCGCCTTATTGCGTATTTGGAGACGATAAACGCAAAATTTATGCACTTCAATTTCATCCAGAGGTGCAACATAGCGAATTTGGCTCACAAATTTTAAAGAATTTCGCTAAATATATCTGCGGTTGTGAAAGCACTTGGAATATGGGAAGTTTTGCTAAAATACAAATCGCAAAGATAAAAGAGCAGGTAGGAAATAAGAAGGTTCTTTGTGCTGTAAGCGGTGGCGTGGATAGCTCTGTAACCGCAGCACTTTTAGCTAATGCGATACCTGAAAATGTAATACTTGTCTTTGTCGATAACGGACTTTTAAGAACTGGCGAAAGAGAGCAAGTGGAAGCCACTTTTAGGACAAGGCTTGGCGTAGAGCTCGTAAGTATCGATGCTAGCAAGACTTTCCTCGAGCGACTCGCAGGTGTCACTGATCCTGAGAGAAAACGCAAAATAATAGGCGAAACTTTCATAGAAATTTTTGAAAAAGAGGCCAAAAAACACGATAATGTAAAATTCTTAGCCCAAGGCACCCTGTATACTGATATTATTGAAAGTTCTGTCGTTGGTGCCGGTAAAACTATAAAAAGTCATCATAATGTGGGAGGCTTGCCTGATTGGATGAGCTTTGAGCTAATTGAGCCTTTAAAAGAAATTTTTAAAGATGAGGTGCGCCAACTTGGGCTTGAGCTTGGTTTATCTCGTGATCTTGTCTTCCGTCATCCATTCCCTGGTCCCGGACTTGCCATACGTATAATGGGAGAGGTAAATACGCCTAGCCTTGAGCTTCTTCGCAAGGCTGATGTGATACTTCGCGATGAGCTTAAATCAACAGGTTGGTATAACAAGACTTGGCAAGCGTTCTGCGTACTCCTAAATGTAAATTCAGTCGGCGTAATGGGTGACAACCGCACTTATGAAAACGCAGTTTGTATCCGTGTTGTAGATGCGAGCGACGGTATGACGGCTAGCTTCTCAAGACTTCCTTATGATTTGCTTGAAAATATTTCTCGCCGTATCATAAATGAGGTTAATGGCATCAACCGCGTAGTTTATGATATAAGCTCTAAGCCACCTGCAACGATTGAATGGGAGTAG
- a CDS encoding ATP-dependent DNA helicase — protein MDSRLETKYVQHFSTRIPWKDNDYTGRIDDNPKFNVAAQVIPNIASSRDLEFEYNNKGKSYEEVGSLKMQNWITENAAFMSNIKLNLEMNHPYRENNEKFKHFKKTVFEMKPYSFLLRPFSWTLKNNAKEKQKYYNFYFDLEKTEQMLNWSSAWVSHGESQKGILEYFFSHISPNNSLIFPYYKQVPFIEDNRRVIAGIGNIVSNTELHEYASDGSSEEKNYIWETNVAHSIRFDGKEGFLMPYHEILEYIKSHPDFDIESVTLFEPAGFREEFSYTAEWVSYDAAIDILNQAKTVLKNIAELNLKNANHKWVNTQLKYIDIQLESIWNQRGIFPGLGSMLSAFGLRYGFDIAKYIDTSSNDLISELKLYFIGDKITEDEELDESLAENEDEFYGLLKDEVKVKYFELLSRLNLSVEQSVYAWNKLKCKSEEILNNPYLLYELTRKEEESIQIAISQIDNAMFVNSLVINKYPLENPIKMRTEGDKRRFRAMVIYVLEKAAATGHTLLSYDQTVEEINKLPLDYKTDFKIEKIEGVVEFLNESELYVDEKNTYIKLKEYQDYKQLVVDIVNNRLKNGLSSEQNWRKIIDDQFGELEKSNEENDKLAREEKVEALKILESSKISVLLGRAGTGKTSALGIFASSEQIKNGGVLALTPTGKARVQLENSFNKNGVKAEFMTVAQFLTRSKGFNWNTMTYKIPTEPSSSSARTVIIDESSMLTEDMFAGILKLIDSHAVRIIFIGDPNQLPPIGAGRPFVDLINYLEVCYPQKNIAKLKTEMRQGSGGDDVSFAQIFSDSDSIDKDIIYRIQDNETDSRFKYIQYTDLDELKTVLFEQLTEITGMNNEDDIDGFNRSLGATVNEYTNYLTGKHIENWQILSATKSIGAGSYYLNNLIHEKYRKAIVDEWKYPFVKYSPQSIQNIVYGDKIISNVNGERDYWDGLSGKGYVANGEIGIMSGYPGHYGKKDKNTKWYKIRFASFEGKEFSYIKDDFGGDNSDSKLELAYALTVHKSQGSGFGKTIVIINGKSLFITKELLYTAFSRQKEKLVIISDLSVEELIRYANDWYSDTKQRYTDLFETPNITEINIGKQKRYFAENLIHKTSRGEMVRSKSEVIVANILDKMKVEYFYEKPLNVKGRKYIPDFTLHYQGKTAYLEHLGMLSDSSYRKRWEEKKVNYESESISEIKGNLIITKDGLDGSIDAELIENKIRTWMADI, from the coding sequence ATGGATAGTAGATTGGAAACAAAGTATGTACAACACTTTTCGACAAGAATTCCGTGGAAGGACAATGATTATACCGGAAGAATTGATGATAATCCAAAATTTAATGTAGCCGCTCAAGTAATACCCAACATCGCTTCATCAAGGGATTTAGAGTTTGAATATAACAATAAAGGTAAAAGTTATGAAGAAGTAGGTTCTTTGAAAATGCAGAATTGGATTACAGAGAATGCAGCTTTTATGAGTAATATTAAGCTTAATCTTGAAATGAACCATCCATACAGAGAAAATAATGAAAAGTTTAAACATTTCAAAAAAACCGTTTTTGAGATGAAGCCATATTCTTTTTTGTTGCGTCCTTTTTCTTGGACTTTAAAGAATAATGCTAAAGAAAAGCAAAAATACTATAATTTTTATTTTGATTTAGAAAAGACCGAGCAAATGCTTAATTGGTCAAGCGCATGGGTATCACACGGAGAGTCTCAAAAAGGAATTCTTGAATATTTTTTCTCACATATTAGTCCAAATAATTCGCTGATTTTTCCTTATTATAAGCAAGTTCCGTTTATTGAAGATAATAGACGTGTAATTGCAGGGATAGGAAATATAGTTTCCAATACAGAACTTCATGAATATGCATCGGATGGGAGTAGTGAAGAAAAGAACTACATATGGGAAACTAATGTGGCGCATTCGATAAGGTTTGATGGTAAAGAAGGCTTTTTGATGCCATATCATGAAATATTGGAGTATATAAAAAGTCATCCTGATTTTGATATAGAAAGTGTTACATTATTTGAACCGGCAGGTTTTAGAGAAGAGTTTTCATATACAGCAGAATGGGTTAGCTATGATGCGGCAATTGATATTCTAAATCAAGCAAAAACTGTATTAAAAAACATAGCCGAACTTAATCTCAAAAATGCTAATCATAAATGGGTTAATACGCAACTTAAATATATTGATATTCAATTAGAAAGTATTTGGAATCAGCGTGGAATATTTCCGGGACTTGGCTCTATGCTATCAGCTTTTGGCTTAAGATACGGATTTGATATTGCAAAATATATCGATACATCTAGTAATGATTTGATTTCAGAATTGAAATTATATTTTATAGGAGATAAGATAACTGAGGATGAAGAATTAGATGAAAGCTTGGCTGAAAATGAAGATGAATTTTACGGCTTGCTAAAAGATGAAGTAAAAGTAAAATACTTCGAACTGTTATCACGATTAAATCTTTCGGTTGAACAGTCTGTTTATGCATGGAACAAGTTAAAGTGTAAATCTGAAGAAATTTTGAATAATCCCTATCTCCTATATGAATTGACAAGAAAAGAAGAAGAGAGTATTCAGATTGCTATTTCTCAAATCGACAATGCAATGTTTGTTAATTCGCTGGTAATAAATAAGTATCCGCTTGAGAACCCGATTAAAATGAGAACAGAAGGTGATAAACGCCGATTTAGAGCAATGGTGATATATGTTTTGGAAAAAGCTGCGGCCACTGGACATACTTTACTTAGTTATGATCAAACAGTTGAAGAAATCAATAAACTTCCATTAGATTATAAAACTGATTTTAAAATAGAAAAAATTGAAGGCGTTGTTGAATTTTTAAATGAAAGTGAATTATATGTTGATGAGAAAAATACTTATATTAAACTGAAAGAATATCAAGATTACAAGCAATTAGTTGTCGATATAGTGAATAATCGTTTAAAAAACGGTTTATCAAGTGAACAGAACTGGAGAAAGATTATTGATGACCAATTTGGAGAACTTGAGAAAAGTAATGAAGAAAACGATAAACTGGCTCGCGAGGAAAAGGTAGAAGCATTAAAAATTCTTGAATCATCTAAAATATCTGTTTTATTAGGAAGAGCTGGAACAGGCAAAACATCGGCATTAGGGATTTTTGCTTCTTCTGAACAAATTAAAAATGGTGGAGTACTAGCATTGACTCCTACAGGGAAAGCGAGAGTGCAGCTTGAGAATTCATTTAATAAAAATGGTGTTAAGGCTGAATTTATGACTGTAGCACAATTTTTGACTCGTTCAAAAGGTTTCAACTGGAATACAATGACGTATAAGATACCGACAGAACCGAGTTCCAGTAGTGCTAGGACGGTAATTATTGACGAAAGTTCAATGCTGACTGAAGATATGTTTGCCGGTATATTAAAGCTTATTGATTCTCATGCAGTAAGAATTATCTTTATAGGAGATCCTAACCAATTGCCTCCAATAGGAGCCGGACGTCCATTTGTAGATTTAATCAATTATTTGGAAGTTTGCTATCCTCAAAAAAACATTGCAAAATTAAAAACAGAGATGAGGCAAGGTTCTGGTGGAGATGACGTATCATTTGCTCAAATATTCTCTGATTCGGATTCGATCGATAAGGATATTATATATCGTATTCAAGATAATGAAACAGATAGCCGTTTTAAATATATTCAATATACTGATTTAGATGAGTTAAAAACAGTTTTGTTTGAACAATTGACAGAAATTACAGGTATGAATAATGAAGATGATATTGATGGATTCAACAGAAGTTTAGGAGCTACAGTAAATGAATACACTAATTATCTGACGGGCAAGCATATAGAAAATTGGCAAATCTTATCAGCAACTAAATCTATCGGTGCAGGAAGTTACTATTTAAATAATCTAATTCATGAAAAATATCGCAAAGCTATTGTTGATGAATGGAAATATCCGTTTGTGAAATATAGTCCTCAATCGATTCAAAACATTGTTTATGGAGATAAAATTATATCTAATGTAAATGGTGAGAGAGACTATTGGGATGGTTTATCCGGAAAAGGATATGTAGCGAATGGTGAAATTGGAATCATGTCTGGCTATCCTGGACATTATGGCAAGAAAGATAAGAATACCAAGTGGTATAAAATTCGTTTTGCTTCATTTGAGGGAAAAGAATTTTCTTACATTAAAGATGATTTTGGTGGCGATAATAGTGATTCCAAGCTGGAACTTGCCTATGCTCTTACTGTCCATAAATCACAGGGTTCCGGTTTTGGAAAAACCATAGTAATTATAAACGGAAAAAGTTTATTTATCACAAAGGAACTATTATATACCGCATTTTCCCGTCAAAAGGAAAAATTAGTGATCATAAGTGATCTATCCGTCGAAGAATTAATTCGGTATGCCAATGATTGGTATTCCGATACCAAACAAAGATATACAGATTTATTCGAAACTCCAAATATTACGGAGATAAATATCGGAAAGCAGAAACGATACTTTGCAGAAAATCTGATTCATAAAACAAGTCGAGGTGAAATGGTTAGATCAAAGTCTGAAGTAATCGTTGCGAATATTCTGGATAAAATGAAAGTTGAGTATTTCTATGAGAAGCCTTTGAATGTTAAGGGGAGGAAGTATATCCCTGATTTTACTCTGCACTATCAAGGAAAAACTGCTTATCTTGAACATCTTGGAATGTTAAGTGATTCATCATACAGAAAGCGTTGGGAAGAGAAAAAAGTAAATTATGAAAGCGAAAGTATATCAGAAATTAAAGGGAATTTAATAATTACTAAAGATGGATTAGACGGGAGCATAGACGCAGAATTAATAGAGAATAAAATTAGAACATGGATGGCGGACATTTGA
- a CDS encoding cupin domain-containing protein, translated as MPKIYNIKDEIYFQSGGIVSQRLFSSKNLDIDLFALDKDEELDKEKRFGDSLAWVLEGEISLFYEDEKFDLKQNGGFLIAKDYWRKFETKEKTKMILINLKENVMVNHLPKAEIFSLVDAIEYQEGKVVSKTLVKNENGTMTLMSFDGAQGLSTHAAPGDALLVALDGEMELTIADEKFDIKSGDSIVMPGKIPHALKIKDKFKMLLIVTRD; from the coding sequence ATGCCAAAAATATACAATATTAAAGATGAAATTTATTTCCAAAGCGGCGGTATAGTAAGCCAAAGGCTATTTTCAAGCAAAAATTTAGATATAGATTTGTTTGCTCTTGACAAGGATGAAGAACTTGACAAGGAGAAGAGGTTTGGCGATTCGCTGGCTTGGGTTTTAGAAGGAGAAATTTCACTTTTTTACGAAGATGAAAAATTTGATCTAAAGCAAAACGGCGGCTTTCTTATAGCCAAAGATTATTGGCGTAAATTTGAGACTAAAGAGAAAACTAAGATGATCTTAATAAATTTAAAGGAGAACGTGATGGTAAATCATTTGCCAAAGGCTGAAATTTTTAGTTTAGTTGATGCGATAGAGTATCAAGAGGGTAAGGTTGTGAGTAAAACTCTTGTAAAAAACGAGAACGGCACTATGACCCTAATGAGTTTTGATGGTGCACAAGGTCTTTCAACGCATGCCGCACCAGGAGACGCTCTTTTGGTGGCTCTTGACGGAGAGATGGAGCTTACTATAGCTGATGAAAAATTTGATATAAAATCAGGCGATAGTATCGTAATGCCAGGAAAGATACCGCATGCTTTAAAAATAAAAGATAAATTTAAGATGTTGTTAATAGTTACTAGAGATTAG
- a CDS encoding MmcQ/YjbR family DNA-binding protein produces MGGRNLKDKIVSYIEDKFNIAPEFIFQRSPKIAIFRHPKNKKWFAALLPVDAKKLNEKIVKKYSAELNILNLKCDPSLAYILCDNERIMPAYHMNKKHWISINLDSEISAEQIFDLIAQSFELTR; encoded by the coding sequence ATGGGCGGTAGAAATTTAAAAGATAAGATAGTGTCGTATATCGAGGACAAATTTAATATCGCCCCTGAATTTATATTTCAAAGAAGCCCTAAAATAGCCATTTTTAGACATCCGAAAAATAAAAAATGGTTTGCCGCTCTCCTGCCCGTAGATGCCAAAAAACTAAATGAGAAAATTGTTAAGAAATATAGCGCCGAATTGAATATATTAAACTTAAAATGCGATCCGTCTCTTGCCTATATTCTTTGTGATAATGAGCGCATAATGCCCGCTTATCATATGAATAAAAAGCACTGGATAAGTATAAATTTAGATAGCGAAATTTCAGCAGAGCAAATTTTTGATCTCATAGCTCAAAGTTTCGAGCTAACAAGATGA
- a CDS encoding DNA-deoxyinosine glycosylase: MNSLLTHPFKPIFDKNSKILILGSFPSVASREQGFYYANPQNRFWRVLTAVLDCQLPKNTDEKIELLIKHKIAIYDAALACEITGSSDAKMTKISPSNLEPIFEVASISQVFTNGNKAYEISKKFQNEQILKATKKEIIKLPSTSPANAKFSLERLLISWSEIGKILI, encoded by the coding sequence ATGAATAGTTTGCTCACGCATCCATTTAAGCCGATTTTTGACAAAAACTCTAAAATTCTAATCTTAGGCTCATTTCCTTCGGTTGCTTCAAGAGAGCAGGGATTTTACTATGCCAATCCTCAAAATCGTTTTTGGAGAGTGCTTACGGCAGTTTTAGATTGTCAACTTCCAAAAAATACCGATGAGAAAATAGAATTGTTAATAAAGCATAAGATTGCAATTTATGACGCGGCTCTTGCTTGTGAAATAACTGGTTCAAGTGATGCCAAAATGACTAAGATAAGCCCGTCAAATTTAGAGCCTATATTTGAAGTTGCGAGCATTTCTCAAGTGTTTACAAATGGCAATAAGGCTTATGAAATTTCTAAAAAATTTCAAAATGAGCAGATTTTAAAAGCCACTAAAAAAGAGATCATAAAACTTCCTTCAACAAGTCCTGCAAATGCAAAATTTAGCCTTGAGAGGTTGCTTATAAGCTGGAGCGAGATAGGTAAAATTTTGATATAA
- a CDS encoding uroporphyrinogen-III synthase — protein MPRIFLVSNTKSSDKEIINLNLSEIEFLEFNLNLAVFEVLVVTSKNSISALKFNDINIEKKIVVYAIGEPCAKAAKEVGFEQIYIAKNSHGNEFAYEIAPLIQGKKALFLRAQKTASRVGEILKEKECNVTQIIAYKNMCKRLGLEHKPESNSILIFTAPSAVNNFISNFGWDDSYKAVSIGKTTSSELIKFTNPITSEIQSVDSCIELAKTLL, from the coding sequence ATGCCTAGAATTTTCTTAGTTTCTAACACAAAGAGTAGCGATAAAGAGATAATAAATCTAAATCTTAGCGAGATTGAATTTTTAGAATTTAATCTGAATTTAGCTGTTTTTGAGGTGCTTGTAGTTACATCTAAAAATTCAATAAGCGCTTTAAAATTTAATGATATAAATATTGAAAAAAAAATTGTAGTTTACGCTATCGGAGAGCCTTGCGCGAAAGCCGCCAAAGAGGTTGGATTTGAGCAAATTTATATAGCCAAAAACTCTCACGGAAACGAATTTGCTTATGAGATCGCTCCTTTGATACAAGGCAAAAAGGCTTTATTTTTAAGAGCTCAAAAGACTGCTTCAAGAGTTGGCGAAATTCTAAAAGAAAAAGAGTGCAATGTGACTCAAATCATAGCTTATAAAAATATGTGCAAAAGATTAGGATTGGAGCATAAGCCAGAATCAAATTCTATCTTAATATTTACCGCCCCTTCGGCTGTAAATAATTTTATTTCAAATTTCGGCTGGGACGATAGTTATAAAGCCGTTAGTATAGGCAAAACCACAAGTAGTGAGCTAATTAAATTTACAAACCCAATAACTAGCGAAATTCAAAGCGTGGATTCTTGCATAGAGCTTGCTAAAACATTACTTTAA